One Streptomyces dangxiongensis genomic window, GGGTCCCGGTCATGCGGCCTTCGCCTCCTTCTTCTCGTCCGTGGCGGTCGTGCGGGTGAACACGGCCATCTGGGTGGGCGGTCCGACCGCGGGGTCGCCCGGCCCGACGGGGGTGAACGCGACGTCGTAGCCGTGCCGTCCGGCCACGGCTTCCGCCCAGGCACGGAACTCCTCGCGGGTCCACTCGAAACGGTGGTCGCCGTGCCGGACGCGTCCGGCGGGCAGGGTCTCCCAGCGCACGTTGTACTCGACGTTCGGGGTGGTGACGACGACCGTGCCGGGGCGCGCGTGCCCGAACACGGCGTACTCCAGGGCGGGCAGCCGGGGCAGGTCGAGATGCTCGATCACCTCGCTGAGCACGGCGGCGTCGTACCCCTTCAACCGGTTGTCGGTGTAGGCCAGCGAGCCCTGGACGAGCCTGACACGGGACGCCTGCCGCTCCCCCATGCGGTCGAGCCCGAGCCGGCGGGCGGCGATGCTCAGGGCCCGCACGGACACGTCGACGCCGACCACCTCGGTGAACCGCGCGTCCTTCAGCAGCTCCTGCACCAACTGACCCTGCCCGCAGCCGAGGTCCAGCACGCGGGCGGCGCCCCGTTCGCGCAGGGCGGCGAGGATCGCCTCCCGGCGCCGGACGGCGAGCGGGGCCGGTTTCTCCTCGGCCTCCGCGCCGGTGTCCTGCGCGACCGCGTTGTCGATGTCCTCGACCTCGCTGTCGTCGGCCTCGGCCAGGCGCACCAGCTCCAGCCGCTCCCGCGCCTGCCGGGTCAGCGACCAGCGGCGGGAGAGATAGCGGCTGGTGATCAGCTCCTGCTCCGGGTGCCCGGCCAGCCAGCCCTCGCCGGCCCGCAGCAGCTTGTCCACCTCGTCGGCGGAGACCCAGTAGTGCTTGGCGTCGTCGAGGACCGGCAGCAGGACGTACAGGTGGCGCAGCGCCTCGGCGAGGGTCAGTGTCCGCGACTCCAGGACGAGGCGGACGTACCGCGAGTCGCCCCACTCCGGGAACGTGGTGTCGAGGGGCACGGGGTCGGCGGTCACGCTCCAGCCGAGGGGCTCGAAGAGGCGTCGTACCAGGCCGGCGCCGCCGCGGGCCGGGAGGGCCGGTATCCCGACGCGCAGCGGCAGCGGCGTGGTCGCCCGCTCCGGACGGGCGGCGCACACCCCGCGCAGGGCGCTGGAGAACACGTTGCTCAACGCGACCGCGAGCAGCGAGGAGGCCGCGTAGGGACGGTCGTTGACGTACTGGGCGAGGGCCGCGTCGGGTGCGCCGCCGCGGCCCTTGCCCTTCCCTCGCCTGACCAGCGCGACGGTGTCGATCTCCAGCAGGAGCGCGGCCGTGCAGCGCTCGGCGTCCGCCTCGGGGTAGAACACGTGCGCCGTGCCGTACGAGGTGGAGAACGCCTGCGCCTTGTCGGGGTGCTTGTGCAGCAGGTACCCCAGGTCGGTGGCCGGGCTGCCGGGCGCACCGGTGGT contains:
- a CDS encoding 3' terminal RNA ribose 2'-O-methyltransferase Hen1 — protein: MLVTISTTGAPGSPATDLGYLLHKHPDKAQAFSTSYGTAHVFYPEADAERCTAALLLEIDTVALVRRGKGKGRGGAPDAALAQYVNDRPYAASSLLAVALSNVFSSALRGVCAARPERATTPLPLRVGIPALPARGGAGLVRRLFEPLGWSVTADPVPLDTTFPEWGDSRYVRLVLESRTLTLAEALRHLYVLLPVLDDAKHYWVSADEVDKLLRAGEGWLAGHPEQELITSRYLSRRWSLTRQARERLELVRLAEADDSEVEDIDNAVAQDTGAEAEEKPAPLAVRRREAILAALRERGAARVLDLGCGQGQLVQELLKDARFTEVVGVDVSVRALSIAARRLGLDRMGERQASRVRLVQGSLAYTDNRLKGYDAAVLSEVIEHLDLPRLPALEYAVFGHARPGTVVVTTPNVEYNVRWETLPAGRVRHGDHRFEWTREEFRAWAEAVAGRHGYDVAFTPVGPGDPAVGPPTQMAVFTRTTATDEKKEAKAA